A single region of the Silene latifolia isolate original U9 population chromosome 8, ASM4854445v1, whole genome shotgun sequence genome encodes:
- the LOC141596530 gene encoding RGG repeats nuclear RNA binding protein A-like: protein MTTMNPFDLLGDNDNDDPSQLLESAAAQLQKAAAAAAAAGDAKKTSSQSQQQKAAKLPTKPLPPSQAVREARNESGRGRGRGSGRGEGRGRGGYNREYSNNGNAFNNSGAPQGDGEGGRAFETERRPYGGSRPPYRGDRRGGYNNEEGRDGDRPRRTYERHSGTGHGNEVKREGSGRGNWGSHSDEVAPQVTEEVAEEAEKIVNAENVPAGEEAVDGNKEAQPDETEQKEPEEKEMTLEEYEKVLEEKRSALLALKTAERKVELDKDLQSMQQLSSRRDEESVFIKLASDKDKRKEVSEKEKAKKSVSINEFLKPAEGERYYSPGGRGRGRGGRGSRGGSSVSSGGVSRMPSALAPTIGDQQQFPTLGGAPRA from the exons ATGACAACCATGAATCCGTTTGATTTGTTGGGGGACAATGATAATGATGATCCATCGCAGCTTTTAGAGTCTGCTGCTGCACAGTTGCAGAAAGCAGCAGCTGCTGCCGCAGCTGCAGGTGATGCTAAGAAAACTTCATCTCAATCACAGCAACAGAAAGCTGCTAAATTGCCAACTAAACCTCTTCCGCCTTCTCAAGCTG TGAGGGAGGCAAGAAATGAATCTGGGCGTGGACGAGGCCGTGGTTCGGGGCGTGGTGAAGGCCGTGGGCGGGGTGGATATAACCGAGAGTACTCAAACAATGGAAATGCTTTTAATAACTCTGGAGCTCCCCAAGGAGATGGAGAAGGAGGAAGGGCCTTTGAGACTGAGAGGAGGCCTTATGGAGGGTCTCGTCCTCCTTATCGTGGTGATCGCCGTGGTGGCTATAACAATGAAGAGGGGAGAGATGGAGACCGCCCACGTCGAACTTATGAACGTCATAGTGGGACAGGACATGG AAATGAGGTCAAACGTGAGGGATCAGGCCGTGGAAATTGGGGCAGTCATTCTGATGAAGTTGCTCCTCA AGTTACTGAGGAAGTTGCAGAAGAAGCTGAGAAAATTGTGAATGCTGAAAATGTTCCAGCCGGTGAAGAGGCTGTGGATGGGAACAAAGAGGCCCAGCCAGATGAAACTGAACAGAAGGAACCAGAAGAAAAG GAGATGACTCTTGAAGAGTATGAAAAGGTTCTGGAAGAAAAGAGGAGTGCATTGTTAGCACTGAAGACAGCGGAACGAAAAGTCGAGCTTGACAAGGATCTTCAGTCAATGCAACAACTTTCAAGCAGAAGGGACGAGGAGTCGGTCTTCATAAAATTG GCTTCTGACAAGGATAAGAGGAAAGAAGTATCTGAAAAGGAGAAAGCAAAGAAG TCTGTGAGCATCAACGAGTTTTTGAAACCAGCTGAAGGAGAGAGGTACTACAGCCCCGGTGGCCGAGGCAGGGGCCGTGGTGGTCGTGGCTCGAGAGGTGGCAGCAGTGTCAGCTCTGGCGGGGTCAGCAGAATGCCCAGTGCTTTGGCTCCTACAATTGGGGACCAGCAGCAGTTTCCGACTCTAGGTGGTGCACCGCGTGCCTGA
- the LOC141596531 gene encoding ras-related protein RABD2a-like, whose product MNPEYDYLFKLLLIGDSGVGKSCLLLRFADDSYLESYISTIGVDFKIRTVEQEGKTIKLQIWDTAGQERFRTITSSYYRGAHGIIVVYDVTDMESFNNVKQWLNEIDRYASDNVNKLLVGNKCDLAANRAVPFETAKAFADEIGIPFMETSAKDATNVEQAFMAMTGSIKNRMASQPMNSARPPTVQIRSQPIAQKSGCCSS is encoded by the exons ATGAATCCGGAGTA TGACTACCTGTTCAAGCTTCTCCTAATTGGAGACTCAGGTGTAGGCAAATCATGTCTCCTTCTGAGATTTGCG GATGACTCGTATTTGGAGAGTTACATTAGCACCATTGGAGTTGATTTC AAAATTCGCACTGTGGAGCAAGAAGGGAAGACTATCAAACTTCAAATT TGGGACACTGCTGGACAAGAGCGTTTCAGGACGATCACAAGTAGCTATTATCGTGGGGCACATGGAATTATT GTTGTTTATGATGTGACAGATATGGAGAGTTTCAACAATGTGAAACAGTGGCTCAATGAAATTGATCGTTATGCTAGTGACAACGTCAACAAACTCCTGGTTGGAAACAAGTGCGATCTTGCTGCCAATAGAGCTGTGCCATTTGAAACTGCTAAG GCTTTTGCTGATGAGATAGGCATACCTTTTATGGAGACCAGTGCTAAGGATGCTACTAATGTGGAACAGGCTTTTATGGCCATGACCGGTTCTATTAAAAACAG GATGGCCAGCCAACCGATGAACAGTGCCAGGCCACCAACAGTCCAGATCCGAAGTCAGCCTATTGCACAAAAGAGTGGTTGCTGCTCTTCCTAG